The Aedes albopictus strain Foshan chromosome 2, AalbF5, whole genome shotgun sequence region GTTAGCCGTTCGCTTTTGGTCCGTTTTCAGCAGACAGATCTCGCCGAAGTGAGCTCCATCCGCCAGATGGCCAAGTTCCTTGCCACTGGCCGAATAAACGGCCGCCGTTCCGCTGGCTATGAAGTACATTGCATCACCCAAACTACCGGCCTGAATGATAACGTCGTTTTCCAGGAAGAGTTCTAACTTCAGTCGATCGACGATGTCTTCAATCAACGCGTGCGGCAGGTTCCGAAACAGTTCCACGTTGTTCACCAAATGCTGACAAGTTTCCATCCTGATGCTGCGTCTCAGATTTGCCGAAATTGTGTTCTGGATAGACTCTTCGTCGAAGTACCTCATCCGATAGCGATTGGCGAAGTGACGCAACATTTTCTCCTTCAGTTCTGGACTTAGCCTCCGGTTGTACGCATATGCTTTCAGTTCATTGACAATCTCGTCGTATTTGGTGGCACTTAAATCCGTCGAGGTTACCATGCGTATCATGGTGAACAGGATGTACGTTAACCACAACCATCCGGATAGGACAGCGTAAGCCGTCAGCCAACTATTCGTGGCCATTGGACCAGCTTTATCCACGTGACTTGACTGCATGGCGATTTGGATCGAATCCATCATCGATCGCACATATATCGAAGGCAGTGTCTCATTCCGAAAGGCGTCATCTAGCTTCAACAGGACGTATCGTTGGTCTCTCGAAGCCAACGTAAATTTGTTGTTCCAAAGGTAATTGCGGTACTCCCAGTATTCCAAGCGATCCATACCTGATCGTTGCCTACCTATTTGGTAAGGTACTTCGTCATCAGCTCGGTAGGTTCTCCAATACATGTCCACCAGAAAATCTCCAACCAAATATCCCGTACTGTTCCACTCGGGAAATTCTCCGTGGTCATGGGTGTAGAACACCAGCATTGGTAAGATGTCAGCAATACAGGATGTCCAGTGCAGCACATAGATCGTCCCTATTATCAACTTCATGATCGTGATTTGGTTTTCAGTAGCTTTGAAGAATTTCGGAATCGTTTCAAAACGACGATTGACTTCATGGAAGCGGAGAATGTTGGCAAAGTATAGGAAGAGGGCAAACACCAAGTAGAAGAACTGTTCCGATTGGTAGTAACAGGTGTCGAGCTTGTAGAGAAGCAAAATGAACGGCATGGCTCCAATGCAGTCGTACACGATTCGCAAATACTTGAAGCGATGCAGCAGTATTTTCTTCGGGTCCAGGACGACAGTTTTCCTCTTCTCAACGACATATCCGGTGAATAACTTCAAGATATTATCCAAGCCAAGGACCACGCACAGAACCAAATCGAACTGAATGATAGCGGGAAAATCATCCACGTCGATGTAGATTAAGTACGACACCACAAAGGAAAGCGTCAACAGATGAGTCAGCAACGCGAAAAAGATCACCACATCCCAGTAGAAATGGAACGTGCTCAACGGATGGATGATGCACGCCGGATAGTCTCGTAGCAATCGTTTGTTCTCGTTGGCTATTTGGGCAATACTGCGGAAGTACGTTTCCGTATCCGGATGCTCGGGAGACAGCATGGTTATCTTCCGCAGGCGACGTCTTATGTTGCGCCATAGTGATGATCCCGACGGGCCATTTTCGGTTTGTGGTGGTAGATTGCAGCGATGTCTGTCGGCGATATCTGTCATTTTTGGTACTGAACTGAACTGCACCACTGCACCCTAGAACTGCACTGACGACAGCTGATTGTGAAAGTTTACACGCGTTTCCCGGCAGAGGTTACTTCGTTTATGTTATCCGAACATTGGAAACTGATTGATTTGGCCATAATTTTATCATTTCATGTGGACATCAAGGTGGACATCAAGTAAGAACTACTTTAAACTACCTTAAttaagacatctctaattttttgatatgttatgtctAAATGTCTCagttttcaattgatgcaaaaattttgaaaatcggtggttgccatcatggtgaaaaaaatgttttaagaaaaaaatccaagatggcggccaaactcAATTAATATGAccaacccaactttttataattgtaaatagtagctctatctttcctagTTTCAACAACAatgcgttttgaggtggtttttggagaaactttctagttataacggtttaaatgagccaccgattgaccaaaatcgaggggtctgcaaaaaatgttgtggctctaactaacgggggtccatcaatttgagtaaccaaatgtattttctttactttttttagcgaggactttcagaaaattgtcaccttaaacatttttgaagacaaggtgtaaatagtgggccggtctcaacgAGAATTATCCAAATCTGAGATTCTTTCTAGGTTTCGTTTTAAAATTCCCtttggggttcttccaggattcctactgTGATTCCTTTtgggacttcaagagatttcttccgggatttctcaaggagttccgggatgcctcctggaattccatccaagattcctcctaatattttctgagaaaatcagaaagaaattgctggggtgttttctcaaggaaatcaatcaggaacttcatgagaaattccaTATACAAacatgaatttcttaaaatactctccgttaaactcttggaggatttccattgtaaacatctagaagaattccagaatgaacttccagaggaattccagaagaaaaggaattccgaatggaactcttggaggaaaccagaAAAAAAGTTCATAGaataattctggaaagaattcctgaagaaatcctggaagcagcttcagaaagaattccggaagaacatCCCGGAataaactccatgaggaatcccaaaaagagttccaaaagaaataccggaagaagttcccgaagaaattccagaggctATTCCTAACAgaagcccagaaaaaaaaaaaacggaggaatacctgataaaattcccacaggaatcccgggaggagttcccgaaagattcctgaaaggaatccaggaagaaactcgGAAGAGGTTTttcgaggaatcctggaaaaaattcccgGTATTACCGTAggagtcccggaaggaattcttaaacCAATCCGAGAAGTCGTTCCAATAAGAaacccagaaggagctcctgggatGTTTTTGAAGTTCTTGTAGGATCCCTGAAAGGATcataaaaagaatttctgaagaaattctagcaggtattccgggaggaatctcgcatagaattcatggaaggaattcctgacagaatttctgaaggaatctcggaatgaattcctgaatcaatccccgggaaaacttcctggaggaatcccggaagaaatcccgggtaaaattgctggaattctttctggaatactttctggaattAATTATAAACTTATGAAGACATGCCAAAGAAACTATTAGGAGAATCTAGGATGGAATTAATGGAGGATGAAtgaatctaggaattcctgaagtaatctcagaagtttccttaaccctttggagtcggAGGGGTCATAAATGACcaaaacatagaaacggctgtataaattcacacattcaataaaacaaaattctgtctacggcaaagttgttgcaaattgagtcctctataaaggaaaaatgggaatatttgtatttcagACTTCATTGAAAACCTAAAACATCCTAAACGCAATAAAGTTTAGAGAAACGAACTAGTTGACATACCAGTTaatctaaaagctgaatttggatatgggtaacgttcatatgtattcatttaaccttcgtcaagaatagcaaaaggtgttttatattctgggatgttctaggttttGCAATCtgcatgacgggcttggtggtctagcggctacccagtcaacacacgatcgcatatgatgttgaataggatgcaaaagtggaggcggttGAATAGAAGCATatatgcatatggcctccacttaagcgtcctattcaacatcatattgtGGTGTATACCACACTTAAacggtacccaagtaacaatcttgattctatttggttttatttgtttttatgatagttttatcggaacatttcatattctagttgatcttatcggagtttcagctgagcacaactattcttcatcaatatgttattttaaaaacacctctaagaatacttgaggttcagttcataaaaccataaacataacaagaactgttgaacttattttcagttttataaggctcttgtagttaacttcaatcatccgaaatgaggtgggtttggtcatccaagacgtcgattcccgtgcaattcgggttccaatcatcgatctttaaaatcaacaactacttacctgttggaaatgctgaccggaggaatgaggcactgtaccgcatcaaggccggttatcgaaaaaggtctgcctggttggcaacgggaccgggctgatgataaaattaatcggacgagattcacaaaatccaccgcggtgcgatattttattgtttgtttacaatttggcgtacatgatttatgacgttctcggcggagtttgcataaacctacatcaagaacgttataaacctgagtactcttgagaaatacttctcaaccttgcttaagatgaaataaatttaagacgttcttgatggaggccaaccaggctgcattgagaacgttataaatcctagtattcttgagttatgcttttagctctggcatgagttgaaagaagtttaacacgatcttatggtgatgttgattaaaaccatcgataatggaccgaccaccggcctagatttcaatggaagccatgttgagaaaactcatgaatagggacaatggaaattcgcgatttcgcggaagccgcgaaatccgcgaaatttggCAATGGCCGCGAAATtcaagaaatcccgcgaaatgacgCGAAATCTGAGAAAACTTAGAAAATAACATCAAAATtccaccaattttaaatttttaaacatcaatTAGCTGATAATTTTTAACACTGTGCAGCAAGTTACGATTCCCAATCTGGCAAAATAAAAGTTTAATGCATTTTACATCTATTTCTTTTctgatttttcacaaaattagtaacgttttctgtaaatttatgaTTACGCTATACAAAATGTAAGTGAATAATAAATTACACATGCAAAATTCATGTTTTCTTCAACGATACGGTCAAAAACACGGTGCCGCGAAATCACCGCGAAATTCTCAATGTtggcccgcgaaatttgagaatttttgccgcgaatttccattgtccctactcatgaacaatgttctcatgaccaggaataatatgtttaaatattttattagtgcattataatgggtgcgcgttgcaatttttggaagtatcttgcaacatatatacgatgaattttgctttgcatttggcatccttgttacaccacggaaatatttccaatttgtgtaataaattaatcccaattacaataatgtgtcattttcattgtgattttttttcaatttaattcatcaaacttttctgtcgacataaaagctgcatcagcaacaacactgacaaatttattatcgttttatcgtgcacttgaagaattctacaaggagagagcaattcgccttgaggacaacttgggaagtacaacaagttttaagataaatttaaaaacaattctccaagagcatcttaggatgggcctctttggtcttatggcgggtttatggttgagttgatgttgttttgcagagcaatttggtttatgcatttTAAAACCAtgcacaggtgttgaagaatacttcaaaagcattataaaattaattttgttacttgggtaagctaCCTTGGTAGCGTTCTGATTTAAACGTGAACAATGTACGTTTGTAAATAATACTCTTTTGTAAAAGATCTAATAAAAGTAGATGGCGAGCTGGCCCTCGCTCTCTTTTACGTTGTGAACTGATCCTGAACGAAACATCTTTTTATTACGTCTATTTTGAACAATAATCTACTAGATAAATTAGTTTAATTTACTTCGTTTTACCCATAAACTCATTACTCGGTTATAAaaatataagactttgtgttagctgggtaccGCTTCTGagtcatatgcagaaggtcctgggttcaattacTGGCCCGTtcttttcctcctactttgtatctttctatgtacTTTCTCCTTCCTCTCTACATTATAACATATGTACATTCATGCCTACGACttatgcaatcatgcgaactgtgccatataacacacaattctatcacctttcgCCTCGcttccacacaccaatgtgtgagccctctgccaactacatcctaccaacactccgacaaccgcatgaatttgtgcagacgcagaggtatattcggtctgatatggatacaaatgattgcaatcatcacttccttcccttttacacattgacctgcaacgtgacaggcaccattgtcgcctaaacgctcacacattgaagatgcctgctagtccccagcAGATATCTCTTTGGTTTCTTGTGTGAGCGTAGCTGCTctagcgatactggagtagcatctacgggcggtcaatcaagctcaagctgttCTAGTTGTTGCAAtctgtcctgtagtaaagtccttccAATCTACaagtataattttatgtgttttcgccataaataatagcatctactgggatccgtgaagctcttgagcTTTTCAAATCTCAAATATCATTAGAGACATAATAGAAATATTCTAGATcggtcaaactaccttggagttcagaacttcatgtctacacttgtaacagtagtcatatccgatatactgaataacgttgcataatcaaccgcggttactggaacCTGAAGGAACAtaagggtcatccaaactgttctgaagtttagctcttgacaataacagtagttattctcataaTGAACTGTAACAATACACATCCAACTGTcaataatctgtaatccccctgatatttcatgagtcattccaagacaGTTTTGAAACATTTCAGATCTATAAAACTACTTCGGAAACCAGGTTGAGATTTActcttgtgataatagcttttgcaagtacgttaagtagtgttacatacactgtatttaccaaagtaattAGAGCAACAATAGCGTTGTTTTTTGGGTTATTATGGGTCATCCTTACTGCTATGGAgcttaattgataaaaacaatcactgtaacataaggtgatttcgttttagaaagtaacgttacacaaccaaatagtATCCATGAACCTTTCAACTCTCAAGGTTCACTTCATGATAGATTTGTGATAATTTTGGCCATCCAACCTTTCATGgagtacacaactttatatctacacttgcacagcagtggctacacgttcgcttcataagcggatggtcatgggttcgatcccagccccggcacttcgtcaattgctcttcttccccccgagagtggctggcacttgaccctcttctgagctctcatagctcaaacggacccggataattggatatcggcgaacggcataatggacgacccccaatcggactggaaaaggaacaacagccacacatcatttcatcaccgtgctcatcattctaccaaggacagagtagaaaagtgaaagcagcacaaaggcaaaaccagttcgatatagtagaaaaagaatataatagaatacatttaggcgctgtacaaagtgtaagtgcagccgccaattggaaccgctcacgtagtgccctagtggacaaaagagctgtaaaaataggttaagtggttaagaatacaAAAAAagatgaagatatgacgaagccacctctcgagcacaaatctgaagtcaAATGTGTGACGCGGCCGAGGATAAGGActacagccacgaaccgagtgttgtggtgaaaaattgatgattcagTTTCATTACAATTGTTATtaatgctaaataaatgaaatagatacaatcattacggttggtaatgttgtgtaactcaaaacagcaaaaaagataATATTAAGGCTGTAGATTCCATGTTGCGAGTTTTCCATATTGCAGcacataatagtttggatgaccccagccgatctgatgatgtccattgaacactcagaagatttactggacatagtAGATTGCATATTGTTtgtaactttgtataatgaaagacgtTACACCCgtacgattgtgcgatatttgccagaaaaccattcaccagaatgacaaacgccagaaaccATTTTCCAGAATGTGctatttgccagaatactatttgcccgaaagtaccatttaccAGAATGTACCAATTCCCAGGTGGACTGGAACAACGGCAGCAGACTCTGAAGGGGGGTTCACACGCGTTCACTGGGGTTTTTCGGATGCGCACTAGACTTCCGTCGTACTCGGGTGGTAGTTTTAGCAAGACTGACTTTATTCATGCATGGGGTTCGGGTTTTATAGGGTGGAGTACAGTAGTATTAATGATTTAGGTTAACAATATAGAATTAGCTAGTATATAGAAAATACATAAGGCATTATACAATAGCATTCAATGCTCCAAGGCCAAAGTGGCTTTCTCTTTTGCGGGCCGCTTTATTTCTCTGCGTGTGGTATTTgattgacttaagtgtgtgatGAACAATTCCGAGtgattttgctgtttggcacaacaAATATTATTTAAAGTGATCCAATAACATgattattgtcaaaaataagctttaaATTGActttcaattgggttctttaggggtatccggattatttcataatttaAATCACCACCCAAAAATCAGTCGGTAtccaaaatttcagaatttttggagtccgggaagtatttttaaaatgcatttagaatttgtatggggaaaattttttattcgggccgaactgtcattttatcgattgaactatcattctatccacggaaattagaATTGTtctgttaatttaaccatcaaaacaaaggtattggaactcAATAAAATCACtttatattcagaaaaatgagctctttcgatatggctatagaaaatagcaatattttattcacttaacaacccaattgaaagaagggaatctttgaaaaatataatcaaagccaaaaattccatatcagtaaaagctggaaagaacatcctatgtgttgaaggaaggaaaatctttgatgagtattgatcaaattccgtcaaaataatatttgatcaattggattcacatcatgatcaacttgtccacaagacaaatttgtggaaatgttctaattgaaacAATAAGCTGCTGTgcgcaataaaataataaaataaaataaaagattaaatgtattgtgaagtttgaaaggtttgagttcacatcaaTTTTTAGTTtgagagtgatttgcccttcttcaaactataggcttttctttaaaagttactctaaaaccatttcttgtttgctcttacatcagttccaataatttatttaattttcgcATATGAATCCGTACAAAAActaaattttacattttcaaATCGTtcctaaacaaataaaaaacacgatttatttttcaataagaatgttttaaattatcattagattgggaacacttctggattgagaactttggaaaatttctgggaattggtactttctggagaatggtacattctggcaaatggttttctgggaaatggttctttttggcaaacggttttctgggaaatggtattttctggcaaatgtctttccgGCCAATGACATTCTGGCGggtggttttctggcaaatatcgcacaatccacccgtagacttcaggatctgaatgCAAGAACAGTTTGGGTaatctaggatatccagaaaaatattCTGGATCATATTCTAtcctttttatgctgttgagcaccaaaaccccAGAAATACGTAGATAAAACTTTATAATAACGCTTGCAAAAAATTcaactccaaagggttaaggaatcCCAAATTCTTTAGGTTCacatatactgcccccactcgcccccatttgacttttcagcaTTTTTGAGTTAGCGCTACGAATAGTTACCATTTTCCACGTATTTTTATAACCCACTAGCTGAACCcggaaaactttgtcttgcctactgcgttttttgacgtttcaagtccctagccaagcccaagtccccgttcaaaatgtatgaaaacccgatttgcaaaaactctctatttgtccatgttttttgcctcataaaccttccttgggtgaaaactaacagaacaaaacttagacgacccaaatcggaccatccgttcgcaagttatgcgcggtcccacgtatgccactgcatttttatatatatagattagatAATAAAAATTAcggatttttatgtcaatgtgcgaAAAAAATACCGAATCATGAGCTTCCTGTattgaaagtacccgcataacacaaaactgaagaaatttgtagTAAACGTAATATTTTCACAGTTATGATTTGAGGTGCAAAGCAATTTGTGAATGTTTCGTGATGCTTAAAGTATTTTTCAAATTATGactattttttaaagttttacataGAAAGTTGTCAAACTTCAAACGCTGTTTTCTCAATTTCTACTTGtt contains the following coding sequences:
- the LOC134288839 gene encoding potassium/sodium hyperpolarization-activated cyclic nucleotide-gated channel 3-like, which codes for MTDIADRHRCNLPPQTENGPSGSSLWRNIRRRLRKITMLSPEHPDTETYFRSIAQIANENKRLLRDYPACIIHPLSTFHFYWDVVIFFALLTHLLTLSFVVSYLIYIDVDDFPAIIQFDLVLCVVLGLDNILKLFTGYVVEKRKTVVLDPKKILLHRFKYLRIVYDCIGAMPFILLLYKLDTCYYQSEQFFYLVFALFLYFANILRFHEVNRRFETIPKFFKATENQITIMKLIIGTIYVLHWTSCIADILPMLVFYTHDHGEFPEWNSTGYLVGDFLVDMYWRTYRADDEVPYQIGRQRSGMDRLEYWEYRNYLWNNKFTLASRDQRYVLLKLDDAFRNETLPSIYVRSMMDSIQIAMQSSHVDKAGPMATNSWLTAYAVLSGWLWLTYILFTMIRMVTSTDLSATKYDEIVNELKAYAYNRRLSPELKEKMLRHFANRYRMRYFDEESIQNTISANLRRSIRMETCQHLVNNVELFRNLPHALIEDIVDRLKLELFLENDVIIQAGSLGDAMYFIASGTAAVYSASGKELGHLADGAHFGEICLLKTDQKRTANVVALEVCEVYKLSFGDFQMLIEPHSYLLERMQKLANERLAKSQGMKDKISEEDVYDNFLQ